The Cytobacillus firmus genome segment GGCCGGGTTTATGGTTTGGGTGCTGATATCCTCCCTTATGCCGTTTATAAAGGAAGATATCAATATTCCATCCGATAAGCTTGCTCTTGTAACAGCTGTTCCAGTCATCCTCGGATCGCTGCTCCGCATACCTCTTGGATATTATGCTAATCAGTTTGGCGCAAGAAAAATCTTTATGCTGAGCTTTATTCTTCTATTATTTCCAGTCTATTATATCAGCATAGCAGATTCGATTACTGATTTGCTTATCGGGGGATTATTCCTCGGCCTTGGAGGAGCGGTATTCTCTGTTGGGGTTACATCTCTTCCGAAGTATTACCCAAAGGAACGTCATGGGTTTGTCAATGGCATCTACGGGGCAGGGAATCTTGGAACAGCCATCACTGCCTTTGCAGCACCAGTTATTGCAACAAAATTTGGATGGTCCCTAACTGTACAGATATACCTTGTTCTGCTGGTGATTTTTATTGCGGCTAACTTCTTACTGGGAGATAAAAAAGAAGTTAAGGTACAGACTCCGCTTCTTGAGCAAATAAAAGGAGTCTATAAAAATGAAAAACTTTGGCTTTTGAGCTTATTCTATTTTATTACCTTTGGATCATTTGTGGCGTTTACTATTTATTTGCCAAACTTCCTTGTAGCTCACTTTGAACTTGATAAAGTTGATGCAGGATTAAGAACAGCAGGTTTCATTGTTCTAGCAACAGCCATGAGACCAATAGGCGGCTGGCTGGCTGACCGTTTTCACTCTTTAATTTTGCTGATGTTTGTTTTTGGCGTCTATACCATTTCTGCGGTGATACTATCACTATCTCCTTCAATCACATGGTATACATTCGGATGCTTAAGCATTGCTCTATCAGCGGGAATTGGTAACGGGGTCATATTTAAGCTTGTGCCAATGTACTTCCAGAAGCAGGCCGGTATCGTAAATGGAATTGTGTCTGCGATGGGCGGTCTGGGCGGATTTTTCCCTCCGCTGCTTTTGACTCTCCTATTTAACATTACAGGGCATTATGCAATTGGTTTTATGGCATTGTCTCAGGTCGCGCTTGCCAGCCTGATTCTGGTTGTTTGGATGTATTACCAGGGAAGGATGGAAATTGCGAGCCAGGTTATTGATCATACAATCGAAGGTATTCTGATTACGGATAAGAACGGAAAAATAATCTCTGTAAACCCTGCCTTCACAGAAATCACCGGATATACGGAAGAGGAAGTAGTCGGCAAAAATCCGAGTGTACTTAAATCAGGAAGACAGTCTAAGGGCTTTTACCAGGACTTGTGGACTTCACTCGAAAAAAATGGATTCTGGCAAGGTGAAATATGGAACTCCCGAAAGGATGGGGAAGAATATCTCCAGTGGCTAACCATCAGTGCAATAAAAAATGATGCCGGTGATGTAGTCCAATATGCAGGCATGTTCAGTGATATCTCCAGCCATCGGGTGAAAAAAGCATAAATAAAGCAAATAATTAAAGGAGGAGGGATGAAATGGAAACCCAGCCAGCAAAGAAAAATATCAGTTCATATATTATTCAATCTCAGGAAGATGAAATTAAGCGCATTGCCCTTGAGCTTCACGAAGGGGTAGGGCAGACGCTTTACAGTTTGTTTACAGGCATGCAGTTCATTCAGACAGCTGTCGATCAGCCTGAGATGAAAGACTATATTCGGGATATGGCACAAATGATGGAAAAAACAATTCAGGAAATCAGGCTTCTGGCTGTGGAATTGCATCCCCCTGCTTTAGGAACCCTCGGTCTCTTGCCGGCTCTGAAAAGTTATCTGAAATTATACACTTCCACGTATGGTATCATCGTTGACCTTGAAAATGAGGGAAAGGAAGTGCAAATCAGGGAACGGGAAAGGATTACACTGTTCCGTGTTTGCCAGGAAGCCCTGGCTAACATAGCGAGGTATGCTGATACAATGAGTGCAGGCATTAGTCTTCGTTGGGAGCCGGGACAGCTTTCTATTATGATAAAAGACAAGGGGAAGGGCTTTGATGTAGATGCTGCGATGAAAAGTTCAGCCGGCATTGCTGCCATGATGGAGAGAATGCTGTTAATTAACGGCAAATGCGTCATCAGCTCAAAAATCGGTGAAGGGACTTCAATAGATATCACCCTTCCGTTATACTAAGATTATACACTTAACAAGGGATCTGCATTTTGCGGCTCCCTTGTTGCCTATTTCAGATTTTTTTTACGGACAAATGCTAAGGGGGAGCGGGCTTGATCAATATTTTACTTTGCGATGACCACGCGGTGGTCAGGATGGGTTTGAAAATGCTTTTAAATAACCATGATGACATGCAGGTGGTTGGTGAAGCTTCTGAAGGCAATGAGGGGATTCAGCAGGCACTGGAATTAAAACCGGATGTGGTTGTCATGGATTTAAGCATGCCCCACGGGAAAGATGGCATGTCGGCAACCTCAGAATTAAAAAAACTAATGCCTGAAATAGCGATCCTCATTTTAACCATGCATGATGATGAGGAATACTTATTCAGGGCGATTCAAGCTGGCGCTTCCGGGTGTATTTTAAAGAGTGCACCCCATGATGAACTGCTCGCAGCAATCCGGTCTGTTGCAAGCGGGAATGCGTATTTGCATCCTTCTGCAACCAAAAGGCTGATGGAAGAATATATCGGAAGTGTGAAGCAGGGGAACACCGATACATTCAATCTTCTTTCCGACAGGGAGAAAGAAGTTCTTACATTAATAGCCAAAGGGTTTTCCAATAAGGACATTGCTGAACAGCTTGTGATTAGTGTCAAGACAGTTGAAACACATAAAGGTAATTTAATGGAAAAGCTTCAGATGAAAACCAGGCCGGAGCTCGTTTCTTACGCCTTAAAGAAAGGGCTGCTTGGCTATGGAATATAAGGGGTGCAGTCCTGGCGGAAGCGTCCGGATTGATCAGGCTTGTGAGAAGGTTCTGGCTGAGCTTGAATGTGATTTTGTTGGATTGGCACTGCAGAATACGGATGGCCCGGATGTAAAATGGCATTATGCCGCAGGAAACAGCAACGAGAAATATAAGCGGATAACAGTTAGGTACGGCAAAGGCATTGCAGGGAAAGTGATTTCAACCGGAAGGCCGATGTATGTGGACAACTTTCCCGATAATATTGCCGGAAAAGCATTAGAATACCCAATTATGCTTGCTGAAGGACTGAAGCATGCTTATGCTGTTCCTATTCATTTTAAAGGGATCCCAAAGGGGGTCCTCCTGATCGGGAACCGTTCGGGGCAGCCTGTAAGTGAGAGCAGGCAAAGTGCTGCAAAGGAAGCTGCCAGGACACTTGAAAAAAAGCTGAATGGTTAAAATAAGCAACTGGAGGAACGTAAAAATGGACAGGGATAATCAGCTGGCGAAAGAGAGAGAGATTGCTCCTGATTCCAGTGATGCAACGATTCTTGTAAATAAATTTGGGAGCATCTCTTATGCGAACGAGCAGGCACAATTGCAATTTGGATATAGCGAACAGGAGCTGCAGGGGAAGAGCCTGGAAGAATTGCTTCCTGAAATCACTCTGCTAGAAACAGAAGAGGGCAAAGTGGTTCACCAGTATGGACAGCACCGTAACGGCGGAGTATTTTCAATTTTTTATAGAATTAATTCTTTCAAGCTTGCAGAAGAAAGCTATTATCTAATCGTCTTTCACACAGTCAAAGACCGTTCCCGCTTAAAAAAGCAGCAGTCATATCCGTTAAAGGAATTGGTTGACCTGCAGTTTGCCCTGGATGAATCAACCATTGTCGCCTTTACAGACAGAAAAGGGAAAATCACCTATGTGAATGAAAAGTTCTGTGAGGTATCGAAATTTTCTGCAGAAGAGCTGATTGGCAAGGACCATAGAATTATCAACTCTTCATATCATTCCAAGGAATTTATGGAACATCTATGGAGCACTATTTCGAGCGGGGAAGTCTGGCGCGGGGAAATAAAAAACAAAGCTAAAGATGGAAATTATTATTGGGTAGATACTACGATCGTTCCTTTTATTGATGAAAAAGGAAATCCGTATAAATACCTGGCAATCCGGAAGGAAATAACAGAATATAAGCGGGTTGTCGAGGAACTGAAAAATTCCGTAAACGAGCTGATTGATTTAAAGTTTGCCCTGGATTCTTCATCCATTGTGGCCATTACAGATCAGAAAGGCACGATTACGTATGTGAATAAACAATTCTGCAGCATCTCAGGATTTTCACGGGAAGAATTGCTGGGACAGGATCATAGAATTATAAATTCAGGGTACCATTCCAAAGATTTTTTCAGAGATTTATGGAGGACGATTTCTTCCGGGAAGGTATGGAAAGGCGAGATCAAGAACAGAGCTAAGGATGGAACTTATTATTGGGTGGATACCACGATCGTCCCATTCCTAAATGATGAAGGGAAACCCTATCAGCATCTTGCTATTCGACATGAAGTCACGCAAAGAAAAACTGCAGAAGAAGAGCTGCAAAATATGATGACAAGAATTATCGATGTTCAAGAGGAGGAACGGAAAAGGCTGTCCCGGGAACTTCACGACGGTATAGGACAGAATTTGTACAGCCATCTGATTACCATAAATAGGCTTCAGGCTGAAATAAGCCATCCG includes the following:
- a CDS encoding response regulator; amino-acid sequence: MINILLCDDHAVVRMGLKMLLNNHDDMQVVGEASEGNEGIQQALELKPDVVVMDLSMPHGKDGMSATSELKKLMPEIAILILTMHDDEEYLFRAIQAGASGCILKSAPHDELLAAIRSVASGNAYLHPSATKRLMEEYIGSVKQGNTDTFNLLSDREKEVLTLIAKGFSNKDIAEQLVISVKTVETHKGNLMEKLQMKTRPELVSYALKKGLLGYGI
- a CDS encoding GAF domain-containing protein, with amino-acid sequence MEYKGCSPGGSVRIDQACEKVLAELECDFVGLALQNTDGPDVKWHYAAGNSNEKYKRITVRYGKGIAGKVISTGRPMYVDNFPDNIAGKALEYPIMLAEGLKHAYAVPIHFKGIPKGVLLIGNRSGQPVSESRQSAAKEAARTLEKKLNG
- a CDS encoding sensor histidine kinase — protein: METQPAKKNISSYIIQSQEDEIKRIALELHEGVGQTLYSLFTGMQFIQTAVDQPEMKDYIRDMAQMMEKTIQEIRLLAVELHPPALGTLGLLPALKSYLKLYTSTYGIIVDLENEGKEVQIRERERITLFRVCQEALANIARYADTMSAGISLRWEPGQLSIMIKDKGKGFDVDAAMKSSAGIAAMMERMLLINGKCVISSKIGEGTSIDITLPLY
- a CDS encoding PAS domain-containing sensor histidine kinase — encoded protein: MDRDNQLAKEREIAPDSSDATILVNKFGSISYANEQAQLQFGYSEQELQGKSLEELLPEITLLETEEGKVVHQYGQHRNGGVFSIFYRINSFKLAEESYYLIVFHTVKDRSRLKKQQSYPLKELVDLQFALDESTIVAFTDRKGKITYVNEKFCEVSKFSAEELIGKDHRIINSSYHSKEFMEHLWSTISSGEVWRGEIKNKAKDGNYYWVDTTIVPFIDEKGNPYKYLAIRKEITEYKRVVEELKNSVNELIDLKFALDSSSIVAITDQKGTITYVNKQFCSISGFSREELLGQDHRIINSGYHSKDFFRDLWRTISSGKVWKGEIKNRAKDGTYYWVDTTIVPFLNDEGKPYQHLAIRHEVTQRKTAEEELQNMMTRIIDVQEEERKRLSRELHDGIGQNLYSHLITINRLQAEISHPLLDQMQDEATEIIEELRDLSWELRPSVLDDLGLIPAIRSYLVRFSEHHNINVHFDCYLASRLSSNKEITIYRIIQEALTNIRKYAETDEASVTIRQMEEEIRIVIEDKGKGFNVNGVSRGVGLFSMEERAKAAGGSIDVYSEENKGTKIILEIPL
- a CDS encoding nitrate/nitrite transporter; this encodes MIRKIQLPLQTLNLVAGFMVWVLISSLMPFIKEDINIPSDKLALVTAVPVILGSLLRIPLGYYANQFGARKIFMLSFILLLFPVYYISIADSITDLLIGGLFLGLGGAVFSVGVTSLPKYYPKERHGFVNGIYGAGNLGTAITAFAAPVIATKFGWSLTVQIYLVLLVIFIAANFLLGDKKEVKVQTPLLEQIKGVYKNEKLWLLSLFYFITFGSFVAFTIYLPNFLVAHFELDKVDAGLRTAGFIVLATAMRPIGGWLADRFHSLILLMFVFGVYTISAVILSLSPSITWYTFGCLSIALSAGIGNGVIFKLVPMYFQKQAGIVNGIVSAMGGLGGFFPPLLLTLLFNITGHYAIGFMALSQVALASLILVVWMYYQGRMEIASQVIDHTIEGILITDKNGKIISVNPAFTEITGYTEEEVVGKNPSVLKSGRQSKGFYQDLWTSLEKNGFWQGEIWNSRKDGEEYLQWLTISAIKNDAGDVVQYAGMFSDISSHRVKKA